A portion of the Cyanobacteria bacterium QS_8_64_29 genome contains these proteins:
- a CDS encoding Photosystem II manganese-stabilizing polypeptide produces the protein MSYRAFVVAVLALCVGVLTACSEGPAATVTATDRQQLTYDQVIGTGLANKCPQLSETSRGKLDIEPGRSYAIRDMCLQPTDYFAKEEPVTQRQDPEFVPGKLLTRATTSLEQIRGKLEVDDRGNLTLREEDGIDFQPITIQLPGGKEVPFMFTVKGLVANAQSAAPAITTSTDFQGQYVVTPYRGGGFLDTRGRGPASGYDSALGLPAKADSDELARENIKQLTTDRGNIDLKVAKVNANTGEIAGTFESEQPSHTDMGAKEPEDVRVRGVFYARVAEAL, from the coding sequence ATGAGCTACCGTGCGTTTGTCGTTGCCGTTCTGGCTTTGTGCGTCGGCGTCCTGACGGCTTGCAGTGAGGGTCCTGCCGCCACGGTCACGGCGACCGACCGGCAACAACTAACTTACGACCAGGTTATTGGGACGGGCCTGGCGAACAAGTGCCCGCAGCTATCCGAGACGAGCCGCGGCAAGCTCGACATCGAGCCCGGTCGGTCCTATGCCATACGCGATATGTGCTTGCAACCGACCGACTACTTTGCCAAAGAAGAGCCGGTAACCCAGCGGCAAGACCCCGAGTTCGTTCCCGGCAAGCTGCTGACGCGGGCGACAACGAGCCTGGAGCAAATTCGGGGCAAGCTCGAGGTCGACGATCGCGGGAACCTGACGCTGCGGGAAGAAGATGGCATCGACTTCCAGCCCATTACCATCCAGCTGCCTGGCGGCAAGGAAGTGCCGTTCATGTTTACCGTGAAGGGGCTGGTGGCCAACGCGCAGTCCGCTGCCCCGGCCATCACCACCTCCACCGACTTTCAGGGGCAGTACGTTGTCACCCCTTACCGGGGCGGTGGCTTTCTCGATACGCGCGGCCGCGGCCCAGCAAGCGGCTATGATAGCGCGCTTGGCCTGCCCGCCAAGGCGGACAGCGACGAACTTGCCCGCGAGAACATCAAGCAATTGACTACCGACCGGGGCAATATCGACTTAAAGGTAGCCAAGGTCAATGCCAATACGGGCGAGATTGCCGGCACCTTCGAGAGCGAGCAACCCTCCCATACCGATATGGGGGCCAAAGAGCCCGAGGACGTCAGGGTTCGCGGCGTGTTCTACGCGCGAGTTGCTGAAGCGCTCTAA
- a CDS encoding TIGR04376 family protein, which produces MGLFDDLSRFLETRLDEFLREHPHLELEAIEEQLREQEEDTQRLIAELQQQQKQQREGIVAIAQQIQRWHERIEKAKAAQRWDLVQAAQDKEASLLRLGNQRWGQMEGVNKRLERAQRLLAQIRQRRQEVKTQSARAAAPSADSGRSSAGWQRGASEAADDPLEAQFQRWEAERELDEMKRQSRS; this is translated from the coding sequence GTGGGGCTATTCGATGACCTGAGCCGCTTTCTGGAGACGCGCCTCGATGAGTTCCTGCGCGAGCATCCGCACTTGGAACTTGAGGCGATCGAGGAGCAACTGCGCGAGCAAGAAGAAGACACCCAGCGCCTGATTGCCGAGCTCCAGCAGCAGCAAAAGCAGCAGCGCGAGGGCATCGTCGCGATCGCGCAACAAATCCAGCGTTGGCACGAACGCATCGAAAAAGCCAAAGCCGCGCAACGCTGGGATTTAGTCCAAGCCGCTCAGGACAAGGAAGCCTCGCTGCTGCGCCTGGGCAACCAACGCTGGGGGCAAATGGAAGGCGTCAACAAGCGCCTCGAGCGCGCTCAGCGCTTGCTAGCTCAGATCCGACAGCGGCGGCAGGAAGTCAAAACGCAGTCTGCTCGCGCGGCCGCACCCTCTGCCGACTCGGGGAGAAGCAGCGCCGGCTGGCAGCGGGGCGCAAGCGAAGCTGCCGACGATCCGCTCGAGGCACAGTTCCAACGCTGGGAGGCTGAGCGCGAGCTGGATGAAATGAAGCGCCAGTCGCGCTCCTAA
- a CDS encoding phosphoribulokinase (Catalyzes a reaction in which the CO2 acceptor molecule, RuBP, is generated via the phosphorylation of ribulose 5-phosphate with ATP), which produces MKAQSDRVVLIGVAGDSGCGKSTFLRRLSDLFGEEFMTVICLDDYHSLDRQQRKEAGVTALNPKANDFDLMYEQIAALKNGQAIDKPIYNHETGTFDPRERIEPNHIVVIEGLHPFYDERVRSLLDFSVYLDISDEVKISWKVKRDMSERGHSYEDVLASINARRPDFSAYIEPQKAHADVVLQVLPTELIDDPDCNYVRVRLIQREGKDSFESVYLFDEGSTIHWRPCGRKLTCSYPGIKMYYGPDTFHGNEVSILEVDGQFDNLEEMIYIESHLSKTATRYYGEMTELLLKHRDYPGSNNGTGLFQVLVGLKMREAYEQLTAGEAKVAAQV; this is translated from the coding sequence ATGAAGGCACAATCTGACCGCGTCGTCCTAATTGGCGTTGCCGGCGATTCCGGCTGCGGCAAATCCACGTTCCTGCGCCGCTTGAGCGATCTGTTCGGCGAAGAGTTCATGACGGTCATCTGCCTGGATGACTATCACAGCCTTGATCGCCAGCAGCGAAAGGAAGCCGGGGTGACGGCACTCAACCCCAAGGCCAACGACTTCGATCTGATGTACGAACAGATCGCGGCGCTCAAAAACGGCCAGGCCATCGACAAACCCATTTACAACCACGAAACGGGAACCTTCGATCCGCGCGAGCGCATCGAGCCCAACCACATCGTGGTCATCGAAGGGTTGCATCCCTTCTACGACGAGCGCGTCCGCTCGCTGCTTGACTTTAGCGTCTACCTCGATATCAGCGACGAGGTCAAAATTAGCTGGAAGGTCAAGCGGGACATGTCCGAGCGCGGCCACAGTTACGAGGACGTGCTGGCCTCGATCAACGCGCGCCGTCCCGATTTCAGTGCCTACATCGAGCCCCAAAAAGCACACGCCGATGTCGTGCTGCAGGTGTTGCCCACCGAGCTAATCGACGATCCGGACTGCAACTACGTTCGGGTTCGCCTGATCCAGCGTGAGGGCAAGGACTCGTTCGAGTCGGTCTATCTGTTCGATGAGGGCTCGACGATCCACTGGCGGCCCTGCGGGCGCAAGCTCACCTGCAGCTACCCCGGCATCAAAATGTACTACGGGCCGGATACCTTCCACGGCAACGAGGTCTCGATTCTTGAGGTGGACGGTCAATTCGACAACCTCGAAGAGATGATCTACATCGAGAGCCACCTCAGCAAGACCGCCACCCGCTACTACGGCGAGATGACCGAGTTGCTACTCAAGCATCGAGACTATCCCGGCTCCAACAACGGCACCGGCTTGTTCCAGGTGCTAGTGGGGCTCAAGATGCGCGAGGCCTACGAGCAACTGACAGCGGGCGAAGCCAAAGTGGCCGCCCAGGTCTAG